From Streptomyces kaniharaensis, one genomic window encodes:
- a CDS encoding 6-pyruvoyl trahydropterin synthase family protein: MMALSTALPAVGMPPGVFRIGKSFTFEAGHRLTGLPPEHQCSRQHGHSYTVEVELVADELVTPGFVTDFADLKPFKAFLDGELDHRNLHEILPVEATSELLAQYLAGWFVQHVQPGIPGRLAAVQVRETGSSWARFEVAAP; the protein is encoded by the coding sequence ATGATGGCCCTGTCCACCGCCCTGCCCGCAGTCGGGATGCCGCCCGGCGTGTTCCGCATCGGCAAGTCGTTCACCTTCGAGGCCGGCCACCGGCTGACGGGGCTGCCGCCCGAGCACCAGTGCTCCCGCCAGCACGGGCACAGCTACACCGTTGAGGTCGAGCTGGTCGCGGACGAGCTCGTCACGCCGGGCTTCGTCACCGACTTCGCCGACCTCAAGCCCTTCAAGGCCTTTCTGGACGGTGAGCTGGACCACCGCAACCTGCACGAGATCCTGCCCGTCGAGGCCACCTCCGAGCTCCTCGCCCAGTACCTGGCGGGGTGGTTCGTCCAGCACGTGCAGCCCGGCATCCCGGGGCGTCTGGCCGCCGTCCAGGTCCGCGAGACCGGGAGCAGCTGGGCCCGCTTCGAGGTGGCAGCCCCGTGA
- a CDS encoding GNAT family N-acetyltransferase: protein MTVGPKWLHLHWPTELPTPRLLLRPVETADSLLLRTLWTDPEVRRFLGGPVPADRLDRRLVDAANRRGHFTVILTEAGQAVGRVTLDPDHRAAGRAEISYEFLPAYAGRGYASEAVGTALTWGTQAALGHQLIAVTQATNLRSRRLLERLGLLATEHLVEYGQSQVLYTLAPSR, encoded by the coding sequence ATGACCGTCGGCCCAAAGTGGCTCCACCTCCACTGGCCGACCGAACTCCCCACCCCTCGGCTGTTGCTGCGCCCAGTGGAGACTGCGGACTCCCTACTGCTCCGTACCTTGTGGACCGACCCAGAGGTCCGGCGCTTCCTGGGCGGCCCCGTTCCTGCTGACCGCCTCGACCGGCGCCTTGTCGACGCCGCGAACCGGCGCGGCCACTTCACCGTCATCCTCACGGAGGCGGGCCAGGCGGTGGGCCGGGTGACGCTCGACCCAGACCACCGGGCCGCAGGCCGGGCCGAGATCTCGTACGAGTTCCTCCCCGCCTACGCAGGCCGCGGGTATGCGTCAGAGGCCGTGGGCACCGCGCTCACCTGGGGCACCCAGGCGGCCCTGGGCCATCAGCTGATCGCGGTCACCCAGGCCACGAACCTCCGGTCCCGACGGCTGCTGGAGAGACTCGGCCTCCTCGCCACCGAGCACCTCGTCGAGTACGGCCAGAGCCAGGTCCTCTACACCCTCGCACCTTCCAGGTGA
- a CDS encoding P-loop NTPase family protein, translating to MTTHLPEPLVIDAEFVDDEEPNPIPDEERGTERRPGRAATAAVFLARGTVRVVVRNIAATRTGLSVLVAERGAWLNGGKLSEAHLRTHLLNRRYAQWQSAQKTAAASLVEQAKVLQTQADTTTAQAMALQTQAATAVDRITKAASGTDPMKAGRQAGADRQAAAKLLEAAAEDRAAAGKLLAAAREIEQQLYLGHFEPNELELASHRRRVANGRRWRTAALCLVVGFAELQIGPLLMEITAAGVLTAAWAKGRFTGWRSADPEIEALKYQPDTGKSTVAAGQSADAPAAPGPDPAQPGATHNAASPGPANAPADEQHAPADADEPDEEIVLLNAALTAAGLLPPARRGKLPLGVQVIDAPDYSIGNGFVTTVDLPVGGGKLVRHALAKADVIAGELSVPVTQLAIREVPAAEGGHGRRMQVWVADEDPYLAVGHDQSPLVLAATWNFWGGVPFGKTILAERRSLLTQFAGGFTSMFFSGMMRFGKSFAMRVAVAAALLDPGLRLYLANGKQGADWKSAKKVAHRFTEGTGEEDLARFEAMLDELVEDMEQRYRDFGDLDVSLVPEGRLTPKLARHHGMPILLAVIDELQLYLLAMTPKRRARALEKLKNLLRGGPAAGVFLICGSQRPDGEEVPTGFRDLFGVRVSVRCPDKRSSRMCLGDLASDNGADSSVLTEDHVGITVVAVGHRWEILSTDFLTSAEFDEICERARAMRERDGTLTGDAVGDVRITEPTGIRAVRACVDALRELDTDRATIALLAAQIGGQDEEPDEDNPNASPGEFAGITPDVLRKLLKDAGCGNTVSLGAVEDQRNASGYKLSTFEGVLRAAKAARDSH from the coding sequence GTGACCACCCACCTGCCCGAACCGCTGGTCATCGACGCCGAGTTCGTCGACGACGAAGAGCCGAACCCGATCCCCGACGAGGAGCGCGGAACCGAGCGCCGCCCCGGCCGGGCCGCTACGGCCGCCGTGTTTTTGGCCCGGGGCACGGTCCGGGTCGTCGTCCGTAACATCGCCGCCACTCGCACCGGCCTCAGCGTCTTGGTGGCCGAACGCGGTGCCTGGCTCAACGGCGGCAAGCTCAGCGAAGCGCACCTGCGCACCCACCTGCTGAACCGCCGCTACGCCCAGTGGCAGTCCGCCCAGAAGACGGCGGCCGCGAGCCTGGTCGAGCAGGCCAAGGTCCTGCAGACGCAGGCCGACACCACCACCGCCCAGGCCATGGCCCTGCAGACGCAGGCCGCCACCGCCGTCGACCGGATCACCAAGGCCGCCAGCGGGACGGACCCGATGAAGGCCGGGCGCCAGGCCGGGGCGGACCGCCAGGCCGCTGCCAAGCTGCTGGAGGCCGCCGCCGAAGACCGGGCTGCCGCCGGCAAGCTGCTGGCGGCAGCCCGCGAGATAGAGCAGCAGCTCTACCTCGGGCACTTCGAGCCGAACGAGCTCGAACTGGCCAGCCACCGCCGCCGGGTGGCCAACGGACGCCGGTGGCGGACGGCGGCCCTGTGCCTCGTGGTGGGATTCGCCGAGCTCCAGATCGGCCCGCTGCTCATGGAGATCACTGCTGCTGGGGTCCTCACGGCGGCGTGGGCCAAGGGCCGGTTCACCGGATGGCGCTCAGCCGATCCCGAGATCGAGGCCCTGAAGTACCAGCCGGACACCGGGAAGAGCACGGTCGCCGCCGGCCAGAGCGCCGACGCCCCCGCCGCCCCGGGTCCGGATCCCGCACAGCCCGGCGCCACCCACAACGCCGCGAGCCCCGGACCGGCCAACGCCCCCGCCGACGAACAGCACGCCCCCGCCGACGCCGACGAGCCGGACGAGGAGATCGTGCTGCTCAATGCCGCGCTCACCGCCGCAGGCCTGCTGCCGCCCGCCCGCAGGGGCAAGCTCCCGCTGGGCGTGCAGGTCATCGACGCCCCGGACTACTCCATCGGCAACGGGTTCGTCACCACTGTCGACCTGCCGGTCGGCGGCGGAAAGCTGGTCAGGCACGCCCTGGCCAAGGCGGACGTCATCGCCGGTGAGCTCTCCGTGCCGGTCACCCAGCTGGCCATCCGGGAAGTGCCCGCCGCCGAGGGCGGCCACGGGCGCCGGATGCAGGTCTGGGTCGCCGACGAGGACCCCTACCTGGCGGTGGGTCACGACCAGAGCCCGCTGGTCCTCGCCGCTACCTGGAATTTCTGGGGCGGTGTCCCGTTCGGCAAGACCATCCTGGCCGAGCGCCGTTCCCTCCTCACGCAGTTCGCCGGCGGTTTCACCAGCATGTTCTTCAGCGGCATGATGCGCTTCGGCAAGAGCTTCGCCATGCGCGTCGCGGTCGCCGCCGCCCTGCTGGACCCGGGCCTGCGCCTCTACCTCGCCAACGGCAAGCAGGGCGCCGACTGGAAGTCGGCCAAGAAGGTCGCCCACCGCTTCACCGAGGGCACCGGCGAGGAAGACCTGGCCCGGTTCGAAGCCATGCTCGACGAGCTGGTCGAGGACATGGAGCAGCGCTACCGGGACTTCGGCGACCTGGACGTCTCCCTGGTGCCCGAAGGACGCCTCACCCCCAAGCTGGCCCGCCATCACGGCATGCCGATCCTGCTCGCGGTCATCGACGAGCTCCAGCTCTACCTGCTGGCGATGACCCCGAAGCGGCGGGCCCGCGCGCTGGAGAAGCTGAAGAACCTCCTGCGCGGCGGACCTGCGGCCGGGGTGTTCCTGATCTGCGGCAGCCAGCGACCCGACGGCGAAGAGGTCCCGACGGGATTTCGCGATCTTTTCGGTGTCCGGGTCTCAGTGCGCTGCCCAGACAAGCGCTCCAGCCGGATGTGCCTGGGCGACCTGGCCTCCGACAACGGCGCGGACTCCAGCGTCCTGACCGAGGATCACGTCGGCATCACCGTCGTCGCCGTCGGACACCGGTGGGAGATCCTGTCCACCGACTTCCTCACCAGCGCCGAGTTCGACGAGATCTGCGAGCGAGCCCGCGCCATGCGCGAGCGCGACGGCACGCTCACCGGCGACGCCGTCGGCGACGTCCGCATCACCGAGCCCACCGGCATCCGCGCGGTACGCGCCTGTGTCGACGCCCTGCGCGAACTCGACACCGACCGCGCCACCATCGCCCTGCTCGCCGCCCAGATCGGCGGCCAAGACGAGGAGCCGGACGAGGACAACCCCAACGCCAGCCCGGGCGAGTTCGCCGGTATCACCCCTGACGTCCTGCGCAAGCTGCTGAAAGACGCCGGTTGCGGTAACACCGTCAGCCTCGGGGCCGTCGAGGACCAGCGCAACGCCTCCGGCTACAAGCTCTCCACCTTTGAAGGTGTCCTCAGGGCGGCCAAGGCCGCCCGGGACAGCCACTGA
- a CDS encoding helix-turn-helix domain-containing protein, which yields MAATLLGVHVATVYRYMERGVLSHRRLGAEPPTERGTGKRGGAIRIPLAAIEEMRRVRGGVAR from the coding sequence GTGGCCGCGACGCTGCTCGGAGTGCATGTCGCCACGGTCTACCGATACATGGAGCGCGGCGTTCTGTCGCACAGGCGCCTCGGGGCGGAACCGCCGACGGAGCGGGGCACCGGGAAGCGCGGCGGAGCGATTCGCATCCCGCTCGCGGCCATCGAGGAGATGCGCCGGGTTCGGGGTGGCGTCGCCCGCTGA
- a CDS encoding AAA family ATPase — protein MDPTTARATTQPSDEGQPDNHPDIPDHFAVSDATARTLAELDLPNPCLLVLIGVPGAGKSALAEAFGPDDVLSSDQLRGLATGDRADQSVSTLVWEVLLTLLGSRLALRRSAVIDATNAEQQFRQPLLALAEQHRVPAVALVVDTSLDVALARNSARPPGLRVPDDFIRDQYAQILADLPGLQGEGFADVLHTHRLPLIASLLRRQREREEQHAGVEAEARVLFGEPVARLFTWDPPLHNGSIYGTFPGPGGAVTISYTPGASPWGGFEAETVCPHCAASTWTTVSNAAGLQAVTDSAATAERSCWRCTAL, from the coding sequence ATGGACCCGACCACCGCCCGCGCCACCACGCAGCCCAGCGACGAAGGCCAGCCTGACAACCACCCGGACATCCCGGACCACTTCGCGGTGAGCGACGCGACTGCCCGAACTCTGGCCGAGCTTGACCTGCCCAACCCGTGCCTGCTGGTGCTCATCGGCGTTCCCGGCGCGGGCAAGTCGGCCCTCGCCGAGGCATTCGGCCCGGACGACGTCCTGAGCTCCGATCAGCTGAGGGGCCTGGCGACGGGCGACCGCGCGGACCAGAGTGTCAGCACTCTCGTCTGGGAGGTCCTGCTCACCTTGCTGGGGTCGCGGTTGGCCCTGCGTCGCAGCGCAGTAATCGACGCCACGAACGCGGAGCAGCAGTTCCGCCAGCCCCTCCTCGCCCTGGCCGAGCAGCACCGAGTTCCCGCAGTGGCTCTCGTCGTGGACACGAGCCTCGACGTCGCGCTGGCCCGTAACTCTGCCCGGCCGCCCGGCCTGCGGGTGCCCGACGACTTCATCCGCGACCAGTACGCACAGATCCTCGCCGACCTGCCGGGCCTGCAAGGCGAGGGCTTCGCCGACGTCCTGCACACGCACCGGCTGCCGCTGATCGCCAGCCTCCTGCGCCGCCAGCGCGAGCGCGAGGAGCAGCACGCCGGAGTCGAGGCCGAGGCCCGCGTCCTTTTCGGTGAGCCGGTCGCACGGCTGTTCACGTGGGATCCGCCCCTTCACAACGGCAGCATCTACGGCACTTTCCCCGGCCCGGGCGGAGCCGTCACCATCAGCTACACCCCGGGCGCCAGCCCCTGGGGCGGCTTCGAGGCCGAGACCGTCTGTCCGCACTGCGCGGCCAGCACGTGGACGACGGTGTCCAACGCCGCCGGCCTGCAGGCCGTAACCGACAGCGCCGCGACCGCCGAGCGCAGCTGCTGGCGCTGCACCGCCCTCTGA
- a CDS encoding 7-carboxy-7-deazaguanine synthase QueE, which yields MSGQSLLGAPLLGDGTLLIAERFGVEVPTFQGEGPSTGQPALFIRCSRCNLTCTGCDTKQTWDWSQYQPAEVSTRETVAELARWALSSPVELVVVTGGEPLIQQQRLLPLVRELLAAGRRIEFETNGTIGPDPELLVDGVRFNVSPKLESFGADESRSIVPAALAAFAASGRAAFKFVATGPDDLGRIADLVEEHRLAPVWVMPEGTTAEAVIATTRAIADQVAARRWCLTTRLHTLAFENASGR from the coding sequence GTGAGCGGGCAGAGCCTGCTCGGCGCGCCGCTTCTCGGTGACGGCACGCTGCTGATCGCCGAGCGCTTCGGCGTCGAGGTGCCTACCTTCCAGGGGGAGGGCCCCAGCACCGGCCAGCCGGCCCTGTTCATCCGCTGCTCGCGGTGCAACCTGACCTGCACGGGGTGCGACACCAAGCAGACGTGGGACTGGAGCCAGTACCAGCCGGCCGAGGTGTCGACGCGGGAGACGGTGGCGGAACTGGCGCGGTGGGCGCTGTCCTCGCCGGTCGAACTGGTCGTGGTCACCGGCGGTGAGCCGCTGATTCAGCAGCAGCGACTGCTGCCCCTGGTGCGTGAGTTGCTCGCGGCTGGTCGGCGGATCGAGTTCGAGACCAACGGCACCATCGGGCCCGACCCCGAGCTGCTGGTCGACGGCGTCCGGTTCAACGTCTCCCCGAAGCTGGAGAGCTTCGGCGCGGATGAGAGCCGCAGCATCGTCCCGGCGGCGCTGGCCGCGTTCGCCGCCAGCGGCCGGGCGGCGTTCAAGTTCGTCGCCACGGGGCCGGACGACCTTGGCCGGATCGCCGACCTGGTCGAGGAACACCGGCTCGCCCCGGTGTGGGTGATGCCGGAGGGCACGACCGCGGAGGCCGTCATCGCGACGACCCGCGCCATCGCTGACCAGGTCGCCGCGCGCCGGTGGTGCCTGACCACCCGGCTGCACACCCTCGCGTTCGAGAACGCCAGCGGCCGCTGA
- the folE gene encoding GTP cyclohydrolase I, with product MTSTDLADSPTALGPALPGSRVDTARVESLVTDLLVALGEDPAREGLLDTPKRAAAWWSSFLSPEPANAACFPEPYLEGQMVLVDGVSVWSLCEHHLLPMNLRVAAAYVPETEVVGLSKFGRIAQHYAGRLQVQERFTTQVADHLAALVGSEDIAVYVEGLHLCMSMRGVRMEGARTTTVRIRGRFGSDPVLSQQFLTIAARDRAA from the coding sequence ATGACGAGTACCGACCTCGCCGACAGCCCGACCGCCCTCGGACCGGCCCTGCCCGGGTCGAGGGTCGACACCGCCCGCGTCGAGTCCCTGGTCACCGACCTCCTCGTCGCGCTCGGCGAAGACCCCGCCCGCGAAGGCCTGCTCGACACCCCGAAGCGGGCCGCCGCCTGGTGGTCCTCCTTCCTGTCGCCCGAGCCCGCGAACGCGGCGTGCTTCCCCGAGCCGTACCTGGAGGGCCAGATGGTCCTCGTGGACGGCGTCAGCGTCTGGTCGCTGTGCGAGCACCACCTCCTGCCCATGAACCTGCGGGTCGCCGCCGCCTACGTGCCGGAAACCGAGGTGGTCGGCCTGTCGAAGTTCGGCCGGATCGCGCAGCACTACGCCGGCCGGCTCCAAGTCCAGGAGCGCTTCACCACGCAGGTCGCCGACCACCTCGCCGCGCTGGTCGGTAGCGAGGACATCGCCGTGTACGTCGAGGGCCTGCACCTGTGCATGAGCATGCGCGGCGTGCGGATGGAGGGCGCCCGCACCACGACCGTGCGCATCCGGGGGCGCTTCGGGAGCGACCCCGTGCTCAGCCAGCAATTTCTCACCATCGCCGCCCGGGACCGCGCGGCCTGA
- a CDS encoding GNAT family N-acetyltransferase, translating to MNTPATPLVVRRYGPGDAAILLDTLADVWAEAHAGHDDVARAGFTPDSLRRQISGHAPHEEFTLIAAFAAGQIVGFGYGFRCSPAYWYGEQLLPAITPEARDTDSLAGICELAVRPSWQGQGVGTRLHTALLEALRTEWVSLLAMPGNDPARRLYDRLGYQYAGPYRPGPDGPVLDLLLLRTTA from the coding sequence ATGAACACGCCTGCCACGCCGCTTGTCGTCCGGCGCTACGGTCCCGGCGACGCCGCCATCCTGCTCGACACCCTGGCCGACGTCTGGGCCGAGGCCCACGCTGGCCACGACGACGTCGCCCGCGCCGGGTTCACCCCCGACTCCCTGCGCCGCCAGATCAGCGGGCACGCACCGCACGAGGAGTTCACCCTCATCGCCGCCTTCGCGGCCGGGCAGATCGTCGGCTTCGGGTACGGCTTCCGCTGCTCCCCTGCCTACTGGTACGGCGAACAGCTGTTGCCCGCCATCACCCCCGAGGCCCGCGACACCGACTCCCTCGCCGGCATCTGCGAACTCGCCGTCCGCCCCAGCTGGCAGGGCCAAGGCGTCGGCACCCGCCTCCATACTGCGCTGCTGGAGGCGCTGCGCACCGAATGGGTGTCACTGCTCGCGATGCCGGGCAACGACCCTGCCCGTCGGCTCTACGATCGGCTGGGATACCAGTACGCCGGACCCTACCGTCCTGGCCCGGACGGACCCGTGCTCGACCTCCTCCTGCTCCGGACAACCGCGTGA
- a CDS encoding helix-turn-helix domain-containing protein — translation MTQILRCRWCRRNFQRPRRRGRAPSYCSTLCQRRSERARRAAPTDRTLDDTVSSLAREHLALARRLAQAAAAIATAQPDEDVAVVLGLITELGEDLEDLRAHAVLQARTRKVPWAAIGQLTGWAADTAMRRWGEAYAARRRGLREVRKQRTRLAGEGSTHVPVPPPAAAHRSPPATEVLLPSATADYWADGGVGTDPEGPAVALPEPSLRTSDEPLAMVGRAKLASALSHLHRRSGRTFRELAAAAGVTPSFVSRVLNSERFPSWSVAGALAMAMGGSPAEIRPLWDAGSGVLPQRPFVPSPGSEAAYVGAFVAAIRGLHLAAAAPDPLAISDSSCGRLSPTDAAALISGSSVPDWPAVEVLLEVLGADPAFVLPLWERVQLARGGRTEHPTGGGHLPAEAFG, via the coding sequence GTGACCCAGATCTTGCGGTGCCGGTGGTGCCGGCGGAACTTCCAGCGCCCCAGGCGGCGCGGCCGTGCGCCGTCCTACTGCAGCACGCTCTGCCAGCGACGGTCCGAGCGGGCCCGTCGGGCTGCCCCGACGGACCGCACCCTCGATGACACCGTCAGCTCTCTCGCGCGTGAACACCTCGCGCTGGCCCGGCGCCTGGCCCAGGCCGCCGCCGCGATCGCCACAGCCCAGCCCGACGAGGACGTCGCGGTCGTCCTAGGACTCATCACTGAGCTCGGCGAGGACCTGGAGGATCTACGGGCACACGCCGTCTTGCAGGCACGTACCCGCAAGGTCCCGTGGGCGGCGATCGGGCAGCTGACCGGTTGGGCGGCCGACACCGCGATGCGTCGCTGGGGTGAGGCCTACGCCGCTCGGCGACGTGGTCTGCGGGAGGTGCGCAAGCAGCGCACGCGTCTTGCAGGAGAGGGATCCACCCACGTTCCGGTGCCCCCTCCCGCAGCGGCGCACCGGTCGCCGCCGGCCACCGAGGTGCTGCTGCCTTCGGCCACGGCCGACTACTGGGCGGATGGCGGTGTGGGGACGGACCCCGAAGGACCGGCCGTCGCGCTGCCGGAGCCCTCGCTGCGCACGTCCGACGAACCGTTGGCGATGGTGGGACGCGCCAAGCTCGCGAGCGCGCTGTCGCATCTGCACCGAAGGTCGGGCCGCACCTTCCGCGAGCTGGCGGCCGCGGCCGGGGTAACCCCCTCGTTCGTGTCGCGGGTCCTCAACTCCGAGCGGTTCCCTTCGTGGTCTGTCGCCGGTGCTCTGGCCATGGCCATGGGCGGTTCCCCGGCTGAGATCCGACCGCTGTGGGACGCCGGCAGCGGCGTGCTGCCGCAGCGGCCTTTCGTTCCGTCGCCGGGGTCCGAGGCCGCGTACGTCGGAGCGTTCGTCGCGGCGATCCGCGGGCTGCATCTTGCCGCCGCCGCCCCTGATCCGCTGGCGATCAGCGACTCATCGTGCGGGCGTCTCTCTCCGACGGACGCCGCCGCGCTGATCTCGGGCAGCTCGGTGCCGGACTGGCCGGCCGTTGAGGTCCTCCTGGAAGTCCTTGGCGCCGACCCCGCGTTCGTTCTGCCCTTGTGGGAGCGCGTCCAGCTCGCGCGCGGTGGGCGGACCGAGCACCCGACCGGTGGTGGGCACCTGCCCGCCGAGGCGTTCGGCTGA
- a CDS encoding DUF7739 domain-containing protein, with translation MGIHWGEYTGHRSCRTTQQLATRLRLAGVGDTATIRTFLTALDGDYRDALTFTPSQAEQIKYALHLAVRRMRWFTLPGWRRLAILLANDAEHAAHNGGWTIE, from the coding sequence ATGGGCATCCACTGGGGCGAATACACCGGACACCGCAGCTGCCGCACCACCCAGCAGCTCGCCACGCGGCTTCGCCTGGCCGGCGTCGGCGACACCGCCACCATCCGGACGTTCCTAACCGCCCTTGACGGTGACTACCGCGACGCCCTCACCTTCACGCCGAGCCAGGCCGAGCAGATCAAGTACGCGCTGCACCTGGCCGTACGCCGGATGCGCTGGTTCACCCTCCCGGGCTGGAGGCGCCTGGCCATCCTGCTCGCGAACGACGCCGAACACGCCGCCCACAACGGCGGCTGGACCATCGAGTGA
- a CDS encoding UTRA domain-containing protein, with the protein MWTSSSSHYTGGQAPGTAWEQEAAGAGRRGTHRIVEAGLVPAPMRVASLLGIPSGSPVVVRRRAVHLDDAPVELTDSYLRGDVAADTALALPAKVKGGVAGVLRELGIETPCVVEEVESRPPTTPERTALDLADGVWVLVVYRTYATDAGEPIWVDVMVASALHQRLRYEMRTG; encoded by the coding sequence ATGTGGACCAGCAGCTCTTCGCACTACACAGGTGGTCAAGCGCCTGGTACGGCATGGGAGCAGGAGGCGGCCGGCGCAGGTCGGCGGGGGACGCATCGCATCGTGGAAGCGGGGCTGGTCCCGGCCCCGATGCGGGTCGCGTCTCTCCTGGGCATACCTTCGGGGTCTCCCGTCGTAGTCCGCCGGCGCGCGGTGCACCTCGACGACGCGCCAGTGGAGCTGACGGACTCGTACCTCCGGGGTGACGTTGCCGCCGACACGGCATTGGCGCTGCCGGCGAAGGTCAAGGGAGGGGTGGCAGGAGTCCTTCGCGAGCTCGGGATCGAAACGCCCTGTGTCGTCGAGGAGGTCGAGTCGAGGCCGCCCACGACGCCCGAGCGGACGGCCTTGGACCTGGCCGACGGTGTGTGGGTGCTAGTTGTGTACCGGACTTATGCGACCGACGCTGGCGAGCCGATATGGGTGGACGTGATGGTTGCCTCGGCGCTTCACCAGCGCCTGCGCTACGAGATGCGGACGGGATGA
- a CDS encoding helix-turn-helix domain-containing protein: MENTVLQQARRVRGWTQEKVAVLVQAWCREEGLDPGSFDATTVSRLECGRIRWPRDEVRQALRAVFKVKTDAELGLVGTRRPRPQTREVSPTERRTFLSLGAVAVLPDIAPAPSRLGADDVRGLDRHTAALEEWDRRSGGRATRHFAGLELRRAVDLGAASMTPSVRTAWSGAVARLAGLYAWTSFDAGEKGAVAAFDLALDAAREAGDALAYCHIATNAARQAVHEGGAERALALTASASGPHPPAVLAMVSAVTAQALALQGDIRGVMRSVAAAEGHASRAGDSAQGGWMQTLTPAKLRSDLGYALYRLAATIGHLAPDLVPQLRRTAGVSEASQPRARAMGAARLATVLFRQGDVDEARHHAAVAVGLASAVGSARLDSAITEMRAAAA, encoded by the coding sequence ATGGAGAACACGGTCTTACAGCAGGCCAGGCGCGTCCGGGGCTGGACCCAGGAGAAGGTGGCCGTCCTCGTACAGGCATGGTGCCGAGAGGAAGGACTGGATCCGGGGAGCTTTGACGCCACCACCGTCAGCCGCCTTGAATGCGGTCGCATCAGGTGGCCGCGGGACGAGGTGCGGCAGGCGCTGCGGGCAGTCTTCAAGGTCAAGACCGACGCGGAGCTCGGCCTCGTCGGCACGCGCCGGCCGCGACCCCAGACCCGCGAGGTGAGTCCGACGGAACGCCGAACATTCCTGTCGCTCGGCGCAGTGGCCGTCCTGCCCGACATCGCCCCGGCCCCGAGCCGGCTCGGGGCCGACGACGTGCGCGGCCTCGACCGCCACACCGCCGCGCTGGAGGAGTGGGACCGCCGCTCGGGTGGCCGCGCGACCCGGCACTTCGCAGGCCTGGAGCTGCGGCGGGCCGTCGACCTGGGCGCCGCCTCGATGACGCCGTCCGTCCGCACCGCGTGGAGCGGCGCGGTGGCGCGGCTTGCAGGCCTGTACGCCTGGACCAGCTTCGACGCCGGGGAGAAGGGCGCCGTAGCCGCCTTCGACCTGGCCCTCGACGCCGCCCGGGAAGCAGGCGACGCTCTGGCGTACTGCCACATCGCGACCAACGCCGCCCGCCAGGCCGTCCACGAGGGCGGCGCCGAGCGGGCGTTGGCCCTCACCGCGTCCGCCTCCGGTCCGCACCCGCCCGCCGTCCTGGCGATGGTCTCCGCCGTCACCGCGCAGGCACTCGCGCTCCAGGGCGACATCCGCGGCGTGATGCGCTCCGTCGCCGCCGCCGAAGGCCACGCCTCCCGCGCTGGCGACAGTGCGCAGGGGGGCTGGATGCAGACCCTGACGCCGGCCAAGCTGCGCTCCGATCTCGGGTACGCCCTGTACCGGCTGGCGGCCACCATCGGCCACCTCGCCCCCGACCTCGTACCCCAACTGCGGCGCACCGCAGGCGTTTCCGAGGCTTCCCAGCCCCGGGCGAGGGCGATGGGCGCGGCGCGCCTGGCCACCGTCCTCTTCCGGCAGGGCGACGTGGACGAGGCCCGCCACCACGCCGCGGTCGCCGTCGGCCTGGCCTCCGCGGTGGGGTCGGCCCGGCTCGACTCCGCCATCACCGAGATGCGCGCCGCGGCCGCGTGA
- a CDS encoding GntR family transcriptional regulator, with the protein MTTEQGRPRKAEREDPRSIHQRMAADMRDEILTGELPASTKLASTGKLIERFDASNASVQKAVGVLKAEELVTSRAGSGVTVTAKPRRTMVPAAYSAPAAPGETYRWITEAEQQGYRASSELLDVGEVTAPKQVSAAFGLPDKALVGLRSQILYLDDKPAELVHSYYPLSIAAGTPLLERRKIRGGTPTLLAELGHSPAPGGTVDLVSACIPTQEQFKALQLPGELIPVLRTFRVVRSTKGEVIEVTIMVKAGHLYQLQYEF; encoded by the coding sequence ATGACCACTGAACAGGGCAGGCCCAGGAAGGCGGAGCGCGAGGACCCGCGATCCATCCACCAGCGGATGGCGGCGGACATGCGAGACGAGATCCTCACGGGAGAGCTGCCCGCGAGCACAAAGCTGGCCTCCACCGGGAAGCTCATTGAACGGTTCGATGCCTCGAACGCCTCTGTTCAGAAGGCCGTCGGCGTACTCAAGGCCGAGGAGCTCGTGACCTCCCGCGCTGGCTCCGGCGTGACGGTGACGGCCAAGCCTCGCCGCACGATGGTTCCTGCCGCGTACTCAGCGCCGGCTGCACCAGGTGAGACGTACCGGTGGATCACCGAGGCCGAGCAGCAGGGGTACCGGGCCTCAAGCGAACTGCTCGACGTCGGGGAGGTCACGGCGCCGAAGCAGGTCTCCGCAGCCTTCGGCCTCCCAGACAAGGCCTTGGTCGGGCTGCGGAGCCAGATCCTGTACCTCGATGACAAGCCGGCCGAACTGGTCCACTCCTACTACCCCCTCTCGATCGCCGCAGGGACTCCCCTGCTGGAGCGCCGAAAGATCCGGGGCGGAACGCCAACGCTCCTCGCGGAGCTCGGTCACTCGCCGGCGCCGGGGGGAACGGTCGACCTCGTCTCGGCTTGCATCCCAACGCAGGAACAGTTCAAGGCACTGCAACTGCCTGGAGAACTCATTCCGGTGCTGCGGACCTTCCGGGTGGTGCGCAGCACGAAGGGCGAAGTCATCGAGGTGACCATCATGGTGAAGGCAGGACACCTGTACCAGCTTCAATACGAGTTCTGA